The genomic segment GGCTGTCTGGAGACGGTCGCCTCGGCCATGGCGATCGGTGCGGCGTACAGCGCGCGCTCCGGCCGCCGGGTCGAAGGGGCCGCCCCGGTGGCGGCGATGCTCGCACAGGGCGATCCGGACGCCCGGTTCGTCTGGGACCGGGCGGTCGAGTCCCTGGCCACCGCGTTGGCGACGGTGACGACGCTGCTCACACCCGAGATCGTCGTGCTCGGCGGTGGCCTCGCCGAAGCCGGTGGTCTGCTGATGTATCCGCTGCGGGCCTCCCTCGCCCGGCGGCTGACGTTCCAGCGGCGACCCGAGTTGGTCCGCGCCGCGCTCGGAGACATGGCGGGATGCCTGGGGGCCGGGCTCACCGCGTGGGACGCGGTGGAGGCGAGTTCCGCTCGGCGCCCCCTGGAGGGGGCGCGGGTGGCGACGTCATGATCCTCACCGTCACGCTCAACGCGGCTCTGGACATCACCTACCACGTCGATGCCCTGGTCCCGCGCGCCTCGCACCGCGTCGGCGAATCCTTCTCCCGAGCGGGAGGCAAGGGCGTCAACGTCGCACGCGTCCTGTCCACGCTGGGACTCCCCGCCGTCGTCACCGGTCTCGTGGGCGGGCCGACCGGCCGTGCGATACGGGACGATCTGCACGCTGCGCGGCTGACCGACGAACTGGTGCCCATGGAGGGCGACTCGCGACGCACGGTCGCCGTGGTGTCGCGCGAGGACGGCGATGCCACCGTCTTCAACCAGTCCGGACCTCAGGTCGGCACGGCGGCGTGGACGGACTTCGTCGCACGGTTCACCCGTCTGGTACGAGACGCCCAGGTCGTCGTCCTGGCCGGCAGCCTTCCTCCCGGGGTACCGGCCGACGCGTATGCACGGCTCACCCGTCTGGCCGACGGCGCCGGAGCCCTGACCATCGTGGACGCCGGCGGGCCGACCCTCCTCGCGGCCCTCGGCGCACACCCCACCGTGGTCAAACCCAACGCGGCGGAGCTGACCGAGGCCACCGGCCACGACGACCCGGCAACTGCCGCCGAATCCCTGCGGGAACTCGGCGCCGGAAGCGTCGTCGCGTCACTCGGCCCGGACGGGCTCCATGCCGTCACGCCCGAGGGGACCTGGCGCGCCACCCCTCCTCGGCGGATGGCCGGGAACCCGACGGGAGCCGGGGACGCCTGCGTCGCGGCGATCGCCGCCGGGCTCCTCGCCGCCGAGCCGTGGCCGGTCATCCTGCGTGAAGCCGTGGCGCTCTCGGCCGCCGCCGTGGCCTGTCCCCTGGCCGGCGACGTCGACGCCGGCCTCTACCACCAGTTCCGTACGTCCGTTCCCGTGGAGAGAACCCATGCCCCTGTCGACCACTGACGAGCTCATAGAACCCGCGTACTCCGCAACCTCGGGCGTCGGCGCCTTCAACGTCGTACAGATCGAACACGCCGAGGCCATCGTCGCGGGAGCGGAGAGCGCGGGACTCCCGGTCATCCTCCAGATCAGCGAGAACACCGCTCGTTACCACGGATCGCTCGCGCCCATCGGACTCGCGTCTCTCGCCATCGCCCGTGACGCACGCGTTCCGGTCGCTGTCCACCTCGACCACGCCGAATCGACCGACCTGGTCCGCGAGGCCGTCGCCCTCGGTTTCACATCCGTCATGTTCGACGCCTCCAGGCGCCCGTACGACGAGAACGTGCAGGCCACCCGGGAGATCACGGACTACTGCCACCGCGCGGACGTGTGGATCGAGGCGGAGCTGGGCGAGGTCGGTGGCAAGGACGGCGCACACGCCCCGGGTGTCCGCACCGATCCCGGGGAGGCGGCGTCCTACGTCGAGGCGACAGCCGTCGACGCCCTCGCCGTGGCCGTCGGCAGCTCGCACGCCATGCTCACCCGCGACGCCGTCCTCGACTTCGAGCTCATCGCACGGCTACGGGCCGCTGTCGGCGTTCCCCTCGTCCTCCACGGCTCGTCCGGGGTGGCCGACGCGGACCTCGCCAGGGCGGTCGCGGCCGGCATGACCAAGGTGAACGTGTCCACGCACCTCAACCAGGTGTTCACCCGGACCGTGCGCGACCACCTCACCGCCCACCCCGCCACGGCCGACCCCCGTACGTACCTCGGCCCCGCACGGGACGCCGTCGCGGCGGAGGTGGCGCGACTCCTGCGCGTGCTCGCGGGTCACTGACCCCGCTGCGGGCGCGGGACCCCACCCTGACCGACCGCGCCCGCACCGGTCGTCCTCCGTCCCCGCCCGGGACGGCATCCCCCGGACACGACCGTGGTCGCCACCCGCAGTCCGGAGGGAAGCCGGACACTCCTGTGGTGCTCCCTCGCCGGGTGGGCCGGGAGAGCGACGGCCCGAAGGCGGCCCGGGGCCGCGGTGCCCAGGTCGGGGCCGTGGCGAGACGCGTCATCCGTACGCTCCGGTGTTCCGGGGTGACGGCGTGAGCCGAGGAGCACACGGCCACAACCACCTGCCGCCCTTCGGTCCCGCGCCGAAGGGCTTCCGCGGCTGTCCGGAGCCACGACGTCCGGAACCGGACGAACCGCCCGACCGGGACCCGCCTGCACGAACCCTCGTAATGACGCGCAATACTCCATCACGCATGCTCGAAACAGCGCGTTTAACCGCTTCGATGCGCAAAATATTGCACGCACCTCTTGTTTTACCGATCGCGGACGCCATACCTTCAGCTGACCGACGAGCCCGGCGCGGCAGGACGGGACGGCGGGGCTGTGGCCTCACGCGGCCCCTGATACGCGGACGGTCGCGGGAAGGCGTGGTCGGCCGGACCGGCTTTCACGGTGTCCGACCGGGCGTTCCGTCCGCGCCACGCGTCGGCTTCGCCGGCATTCCGGGTGTACACGCTCCGGGCGTCCCATGCCGAGGAAGGCGTCGCCCGACGGGCCCCCGCCCCGCTCAGTCGTGGCTCCATCAAGAAACGGAGTACCTGTACCTGTGGCAACCCTGAAGAGAAGACTGGTCGGCCTGCTCGCCACCACGGCCCTCGCCGTGGTGGCGAGCAGCCAGTTGACAGCGGCACCTGCGTCGGCCGGCTCGCCTGACGCCACCTATACCGTCTCCGTCGGGTCGAAGGGTTCCTGGACCCATCCCGACGACACCCCGGCCGCCGGATACATCGACAAGGACGGCACGTTCTACTTCCAGCAGGCCCACGCTCTCTACGGTGCGAATGACTCCCGCACCTGGGACTTCTTCACGGGCGCGAATTTCGACACGACCGTCCGCTCCGGCGCGATCAGTGACGCCGTCGACCCCGCGAACTCCAAGAACCGCAACAACGACACCACATGGCGCTGCAACAACAGCCCCACCGGCCTCAAGTCCACCCAGGCCCCGGCGGGTTCGAGTTACGCGCAGAAGAACTACTGCGATCTCGCGGGCGTCTGGGTCGACCCGGACACCGGTGACTGGTACGGCCTGGTGCACAACGAGTTCACCCCGCAGCCCTTCGGCGACGGTGTCCACTTCGACGGCATCGACTACGCGGTCTCCAAGGACCAGGGCCGCACCTGGGCGATCAAGAACCACGTGATCACCTCGCCGTACAGCACGACGCGGGGAAACACCACCGCCTTCCCGCAGCAGACCTACCACTACGGTGACGGCGACCCGCGCCTGTTCGTGGACACCGCCTCGGGCTACTTCTACGCCTACTACGGTTCGCGGGTCGTCGAGAAGGGCGGCGGCTGGAAGGCCTTCCACGCCCATGTGGCCCGTGCCCCGATGTCCGGCAAGATGGCGCCCGGCACATGGCAGAAGTGGTACGACGGCGCCTGGTCCGAGCCCGGTGTCGGCGGTCGGGAAAGCAACATGGTGCCCGTCGGCTCATCGAACACCACGGGGTACACCCCCGTTTCGGGCGAGTACGACCCGCGCAACAGCGGCACGGTGAGCCAGCAGGTCGCCGCCGGCACGATGCCGCCCACCTCGCCCCTGTTCGTCATGGACATCACCTACAACGCGCATCTGGGCCTGTACATCGGCCAGCCCCAGGCCGTGGACCAGAGCGGGTCGGCGCCGCAGCAGATCTACGCCACCGACAACCTCGCCGAGCAGAAGTGGTTCCTCCTCGGAGACACCGGCACCTACACCAACGCCTCGTGGTACCGCTGGTTCCTCGACGGGGTGAACAGGACGAGCTCCGGAATCGTCGGCAAGAACTTCCGGTCCTACTGTTCCTTCGGCTGTTCGGACGGCTCATCCAGCGAGTACACCAACCTCACCGTCAACACCTCCGCGGCCGCCGCGCCCGTCGACACCACCCGGGCCTACCGGATCTCCTCCGCGGGGGGCCGTGTCCTCGCCCAGGTCTCCGGCGGCTCCGCCACCACCTCCCTGGCGTCGGCCACCGGTTCCGGCCTGGAGTCGTGGATCTTCACCTCCAACAGCGACGGCTCGTACCGCATCTCCAACGCCGGCACCGGACAACTGCTCGGCGTCGGCTCCACGTCCAACACCGCCCGCGCCTGGGGCACCAGGCCCACCGTCACCGCGGCCGGCACCGGCGGCCCGGACGTGGGGCAGCAGTGGTTCGTCATCCCCGGGGCCTCCGCCTCGGACGGCAGCCCCACCGGCACGTACAGGATCGTCAACCGTTACAGCGGCCTCGTCATCGGAATGTCCGGCGCCTCCGGCCGTCTCGCCGAGACCACTCCCACCCGCGGTTGGAGCGACACCACCGGCGGCACGGTCGGCGGCTCGCGCACGGCGGGCGAGCAGGCCCTGACCCTCTCGTCCACCGGTCCCGCACCGAAGCGGGTCACCGTCAACCAGCCCGGTGACCAGTCCAGCACCGTGGGCAAGGCCGTCGGCCTGCGGATCGACGGCACCGACTCCGCCGGAGGGGCGCTGACCTACACGGCCACCGGTCTGCCGGCCGGCCTGTCGATCAACCCCTCGGGGCTGATCTCCGGAACGCCCACCACACCCGGGGCGTCCACCGTCACGGTCACCGCCTCGTCCGGCACGACCCGCGGATCAGCCTCGTTCACCTGGTCGGTGGCCCCCGTCCTCACCGGCACCCGGACGCTCTTCACCGGCGGCAAGGCACTCGACGACCCTGACCACAGCACCACCCCCGGCACCCCGCTCATCACCTGGAGCCCGAGCGGTGGCGCCAACCAGAGCTGGAGGTTCACGCAGCAGTCCGACGGTTCCTACCGGATCGCCAACACCGAGTCCGGCCTGTGCGCGGACGTCGACGGTGGATCCACCGCGGCAGGCGCCAAGGTGATCCAGTGGACCTGCACCGGGGGCAGCAACCAGCGCTGGACAGTGAGCCTGCGGGCGAACGGCACCTACACCGTCGCGTCGGTCAGCAGCGGACTGGTCCTCGCCGCGGGCTCCTCCACCGACGGAGCCCCGGTGACCCAGCAGCCCGACACCGACTCGCCCCTGCGGCAGTGGACGATCGGCTGACCGAGCCGACCGCACCACGACGGACGGTGGTACGCCGGGGCCGAGCGCACCGCGCCCAGGACCCCGGCGTACCACCGCGCGCTCAGTGCTCGCCGGCCTTCTCGCGCGCGGGCGAGGTGCTGGCGCGGACGACGAGCTCCGGTTCGACCGAGGCGGGTTCGTGTGCCGCTCCGGGGTCGTTGATGTGCCGCAGCAGATGGCCGACCGCGAGCGCGCCCATCTCCTCGAAGGGCTGAGCCACTGTGGTCAGCGAGGGCGAGCAGTACTCGGCCAGGGCGATGTCGTCCACACCGATGACGGAGATGTCCTGCGGGACGCGTCGCCCCAGCTCGTGCAGGGCCCGGATGACACCGAACGCCATTTCGTCGCTCGCGGCGAACACCGCGGTCACTTCCGGGATGCGGGCCAGGATCAGGCCGTTGCGGTAGCCGGAAGAGGGTGACCAGTCGCCCTTCAGTATCGGTGGGACGGTACGGCCCTGAGCTTCGAGCGTCTCGCGCCAGCCATGGATTCGATTGACGGCGTCGAGCCATTCGCCGGGGCCCGACACGTGCCAGACGGTCTCGTGGCCCAGGTCGAGCAGATGGCGCGTGGCGAGCCGGGCCGCCTGCGACTGGTCGACCGCCACGACTTCCGACGCGGGCGTGCGCGACCCGTCGACCGTCACGGTGGGGAGCGAACCCGTCAGTTGCTCGATGCG from the Streptomyces sp. AM 4-1-1 genome contains:
- a CDS encoding RICIN domain-containing protein — protein: MATLKRRLVGLLATTALAVVASSQLTAAPASAGSPDATYTVSVGSKGSWTHPDDTPAAGYIDKDGTFYFQQAHALYGANDSRTWDFFTGANFDTTVRSGAISDAVDPANSKNRNNDTTWRCNNSPTGLKSTQAPAGSSYAQKNYCDLAGVWVDPDTGDWYGLVHNEFTPQPFGDGVHFDGIDYAVSKDQGRTWAIKNHVITSPYSTTRGNTTAFPQQTYHYGDGDPRLFVDTASGYFYAYYGSRVVEKGGGWKAFHAHVARAPMSGKMAPGTWQKWYDGAWSEPGVGGRESNMVPVGSSNTTGYTPVSGEYDPRNSGTVSQQVAAGTMPPTSPLFVMDITYNAHLGLYIGQPQAVDQSGSAPQQIYATDNLAEQKWFLLGDTGTYTNASWYRWFLDGVNRTSSGIVGKNFRSYCSFGCSDGSSSEYTNLTVNTSAAAAPVDTTRAYRISSAGGRVLAQVSGGSATTSLASATGSGLESWIFTSNSDGSYRISNAGTGQLLGVGSTSNTARAWGTRPTVTAAGTGGPDVGQQWFVIPGASASDGSPTGTYRIVNRYSGLVIGMSGASGRLAETTPTRGWSDTTGGTVGGSRTAGEQALTLSSTGPAPKRVTVNQPGDQSSTVGKAVGLRIDGTDSAGGALTYTATGLPAGLSINPSGLISGTPTTPGASTVTVTASSGTTRGSASFTWSVAPVLTGTRTLFTGGKALDDPDHSTTPGTPLITWSPSGGANQSWRFTQQSDGSYRIANTESGLCADVDGGSTAAGAKVIQWTCTGGSNQRWTVSLRANGTYTVASVSSGLVLAAGSSTDGAPVTQQPDTDSPLRQWTIG
- a CDS encoding class II fructose-bisphosphate aldolase; its protein translation is MPLSTTDELIEPAYSATSGVGAFNVVQIEHAEAIVAGAESAGLPVILQISENTARYHGSLAPIGLASLAIARDARVPVAVHLDHAESTDLVREAVALGFTSVMFDASRRPYDENVQATREITDYCHRADVWIEAELGEVGGKDGAHAPGVRTDPGEAASYVEATAVDALAVAVGSSHAMLTRDAVLDFELIARLRAAVGVPLVLHGSSGVADADLARAVAAGMTKVNVSTHLNQVFTRTVRDHLTAHPATADPRTYLGPARDAVAAEVARLLRVLAGH
- a CDS encoding LacI family DNA-binding transcriptional regulator — translated: MGTAMGEGEARKPPGMTDVAQAAGVSPQTVSRVLSGHVNVRAETRARVLAAVERLGYRKNSAAQILSSGRSRTIGVVNLQTAFYSRLNLTFGIENAARAAGYSVSIASTASLDTSAVEAALSRLADQSVEGVILAIPLIHVSPRIEQLTGSLPTVTVDGSRTPASEVVAVDQSQAARLATRHLLDLGHETVWHVSGPGEWLDAVNRIHGWRETLEAQGRTVPPILKGDWSPSSGYRNGLILARIPEVTAVFAASDEMAFGVIRALHELGRRVPQDISVIGVDDIALAEYCSPSLTTVAQPFEEMGALAVGHLLRHINDPGAAHEPASVEPELVVRASTSPAREKAGEH
- a CDS encoding hexose kinase: MILTVTLNAALDITYHVDALVPRASHRVGESFSRAGGKGVNVARVLSTLGLPAVVTGLVGGPTGRAIRDDLHAARLTDELVPMEGDSRRTVAVVSREDGDATVFNQSGPQVGTAAWTDFVARFTRLVRDAQVVVLAGSLPPGVPADAYARLTRLADGAGALTIVDAGGPTLLAALGAHPTVVKPNAAELTEATGHDDPATAAESLRELGAGSVVASLGPDGLHAVTPEGTWRATPPRRMAGNPTGAGDACVAAIAAGLLAAEPWPVILREAVALSAAAVACPLAGDVDAGLYHQFRTSVPVERTHAPVDH